Sequence from the Priestia megaterium genome:
ATTGTTGATTTTGATAAAAATCTTAGCATTAGTCATCCGAAAGTTCACAATGGTTTTTTACATAATGAACTGAAAGAATTCTTAGCTGAAGTTGGGTTTAAATCAATAAAAATAAAGACCTTCCATCATGGTCATAAAATCTTTATGAATCAAGATGCTTCTATGTTTATTTCTAGCGGTATAAAGTAATTCTTCAATATAGGTGTCTGTAATTTTATAGAATTTATGATTGGGTGAAAGGCTTAATAATTTAGAGAATAAGAGCATTTTGGGAATTATATTATTGACAATAAAGGTTCCGTTAGAGCTAATGTATGTATTAATTCAATAAACATTAAAAAGGATCTTCCATTGAAGGTTCTTTTTTACGTTTATTTAACATCCACCATATTAAATAAACGTTTATATCCTATACAAGAATAGAATTACGATGACCTTTAAGTGTAAATCCTTTAATTACCATTTTAACAATAATATGTTATAATGTTTTAAAAATGGTGGTGTGACAATGAGCGAAAATAAAGAAGCGCCTGAAAAAAGAAGAGAGAGGCTGAAACAAGAAGAGTTAAACAAAAATCCAGCGGGGGATATTAATGATGCATTTAACAGAAATGAAGCCGGAAACCTATCTGGTTTAGCAGGCAGCTTAGGATGGAAGGGGCTAGGTATACTTATTGCTGTAATAATTATAGGTTTTATCGTGGCGTCCCTATTTTTAAAATAATATGAGGTTTATAAATTAAAAGTACTGGAGGAGTCATTTTGAAAAATTATGCAGTGTTTATTGGTAGTTTTATAGTGTTACTGTTTGCTTTTCAAATTGTTTCTGGGCTATTTCTTACACTTACATATGTACCTGAAACTTCACAGCATTTGAGTAGCTCAACGGTCAGTATTTTTTCTTTTAATTATCCATTTTTAAGTTCTATTATAGCGGCCACCTTTTCATTTATTATTTCAAACAAAGTATGTAAAGTTAAAAAGAGTACCTACAAATAATTAGGTGCTTTTTTTGTGTGCTAAGAACATTGATGACGGTATTGATTACAATAGTATTTTTTACAAGATTTCTATTTCCTTTTTATGGTATTGTATAGATGCGTATTCAGTACTGCCGAAAGAAGGGGATAATTAATGTTGCAATCACTGATTTTTGATATGGATGGAACGCTGTTTCAAACAGATAAAATTTTAGAATTATCGCTTGACGATACCTTTAACCATTTACGTGCACTCAATCAATGGGATACTGGTACTCCTATTGATAAGTATCGTGAGATTATGGGTGTACCTTTACCAAAAGTATGGGAAGCTTTATTACCTATTCATTCAGATGAAATAAGAAAGTATACGGATGACTATTTTTTGAAAAGCTTAGTGGAGAATATAAGAAAAGGGAAAGGTGCTTTATATCCCAATGTAAAAGAGGTTTTTAGCTATTTAAAAGAAAATAATTGTTCCATTTACATAGCAAGTAACGGTTTAAAGGAATATTTAGAAGCTATTGTAGAACATTACAATTTGAATAATTGGGTAACAGAGACATTTAGTATCCAACAAATCCAAACCCTCGATAAAGGAGATTTAGTCAAAACGATTATAAAGAAATATGATATTAAATACGCAGCCGTAGTGGGAGACCGTCTATCTGACATAAATGCTGCAAGGGATAATAGTTTAATGGCAGTGGGGTGCAATTTTGATTTTGCTCAAGAGGGTGAGCTTGCGCAGGCTGATGTGGTAATAGATGATTTGAAGGAATTAAAAACTATTGTATCTAACATAAATAGTAGCTTGTCAATCTAATAGACTGATCCTCGAACATAATCATTATAGATGGTTAATGTCGCAATTTTATTAAGAGAATAAATTTTTTATATGCTATGTAAAAGGATAGGCCTTTAAAGGGCTATCCTTTTAATTTACCTTACAGTATTGGAATCCACTTGATTTTGAATCTTCACTGCAGTTTCTGCTCCGTCAATGAACTCACACATATATAGACCTAAATCTACTGAAGTTGAAACATAAATAATGAGCGGTTCCCCTGCAATTTAAAATGTTTACATAATCTTTTCTTGTCATTAATAAATGGTTTACAATCCTGAGCTATGCTTAGGTTAAGATTTCCAAAATAGTTTTATATTAAAAATAATTCTATGAGAAAGGAGATTTTTGATTATGACTTCGCATATGATTCGTAAATCTGATAGCGCTCACTTATGTATTAGGGGGTATAAGATAAAATTGACACTCAGCCAGTGGAAGCTTGTAAGCACTCCGAGATAATGGTTAACCCAACTATAAAAAGAGGAAAACCTCCATCTTAATTTAGATGGGGTTTTTTGCATTTCTTTTATTAACCTTTTAATTAGCTAACTATTTAGACTTTATAATAAAAAAGACTAATAAAAGTTAAAAAATGTAAT
This genomic interval carries:
- a CDS encoding DUF6366 family protein, translated to MSENKEAPEKRRERLKQEELNKNPAGDINDAFNRNEAGNLSGLAGSLGWKGLGILIAVIIIGFIVASLFLK
- a CDS encoding HAD family hydrolase, whose protein sequence is MLQSLIFDMDGTLFQTDKILELSLDDTFNHLRALNQWDTGTPIDKYREIMGVPLPKVWEALLPIHSDEIRKYTDDYFLKSLVENIRKGKGALYPNVKEVFSYLKENNCSIYIASNGLKEYLEAIVEHYNLNNWVTETFSIQQIQTLDKGDLVKTIIKKYDIKYAAVVGDRLSDINAARDNSLMAVGCNFDFAQEGELAQADVVIDDLKELKTIVSNINSSLSI